AATCACTCTTGGGTGTAAAACCGCGCTCTTTCTGCGTCGAGTCACCTgcgctgccgggcagggtggCCAGGGGACCCCAAGCCCCCCGTGGGTGACATCGGCCCGGGTACCTGTAGCGATGGGGCTTCTTCACGCCCCCCGTGGAAGGCGCGCTCTTCCTGGCGGCCTTGGTGGCCAGTTGCTTCCGCGGCGCCTTCCCGCCGGTGGATTTCCGAGCCGTCTGCTTGGTGCGGGCCATGCCGGACGGTCAGAGCCTGCCGAAGGGGAGAAGGCCGAGGTCGGCTCCGGGGCCGGGGATGCGAAGGGCGAGACCGGCCGTTAACGgctgaggggtggggaggggcggCCGGCTGCCCGCACcgggcccccagccccagctcgcTTCTGCGGGGGACGAAGGGGCTGCCCCCCCGGCCTCAGGGGGGCACCGGGCTGAGGGAGAGCCGCCAGGCCAGCGGATCCGCCGCCGGGCTGGGCCCGGGCGAGCGCCCATGGCCTACACCGCGCCGCGCTGGGGGAGAAGCCCCCGCCATCCCCTCAGCGCCCtcggactacagctcccagaaGCCTTCGCGCCGCGTCACGTGCCACACCACATCGCCCGGCTGATTGGCTGGCGGCGTCCAGCCAATGGGCTCGCACGCTGCCAGCAGCGAGGAGGTGCCGCCGAGTCTCCCCCCTAGATGGACGCGCCTCTCGGCCTATCCCTTCCCGGCCTCTCAACCAATCAGCGCCGCCACCCGCCACAGCCAACCAGCGGCCGGCGCCAGACGGAAGGCGGGACTGGGGAGAAGCGTCTCCTCAGACGACCTCGGCGCCGAGCCGCCCCCCCCAACACCGCTCCCTCCCCCGGGCCGCTGTTACCGGGCAccggccccgaccccggcccCGCCGTTACCTGCgtgcccggctggcggcggcgctggaGCCGTTGGGGGTCCCGCGGTGACGCTGTCGCTGCTCTCGCTTCCTTCCCGCCTTTCCCGACAGAAAATGGCGGGCTCCCGGCGGAGGCTGTTTACCCGTCATGcaccgcggcgggggggcgggggagggaggtcGGCTGAGGTGAGGCGGGCCGGCGCCATCTTGTGACCCGGCCCGGCGGGCGGGTTGGGGCGGCCTCAGGGCCCCGGGGCCCTCCCGGGCTCGGTTTCCACCTCGGTGCGAGCCCTCGGTTGAACCCAGACCGATTTTCTGTACCCCACAGCCTTCCCCCTCCTCCGCGCGGAGCGGCCTGGGGAGGACGAGCGAGGGAGAGACCGTCACCCCCTCAGCCGAAGGGAGCATCCAGGCTTTGGTTCCCCTAAATACACCTTCAGGTAGCGCTTTCCCGTTTCACACAAGTCACTTCAGCACCAGCAACACTCACCGGCGCAAATGGCGGGAAGGAAAagctttaatcttatttttaatccACCTGCCAGCGCTGCTCATTACTCCCTTCTCCAGAGAGAAGCCTGGCGTGAGGGCTGTGTCTCATGCTCGTCCACAGACACCTGGTACAGCGGAGTCTGTGAACTTCAAGCACCAgcgtgggggggaaaaaaacaggttggggggggaaaaaaacaggtcgaggggaaaaaaagcaggtgagGGGATAAATCTCTGCCACCCGACTCCTCGCTGTAGTCACCAGAGGGCACGCGTCCGCCGCCGAGAGCAGCCTGAATACGACAGTCACAGGGAGAGATCCGCTgcttgattgggttttttttaggtcgGAACAAGGGGACAGAGTTCGTTAGGCCCCGGGGAGCCCAAAGCAGGTCGAGGTGGGAGCCATCAGCCTCATCTGAGggtgctgccctgctccctgcttgGAAAAACACCCACGCcaaaccgaaaaaaaaaaaaaccaaacccagcccGGCTCAAATTTTCCACGACTTTATTCCAGAAAAGCAACCAAGCCGCGAGTTACAGAAGGCAACCGGAACAGGGCGGGAGTTTGGGCTCCAGCCGCCGCcaggcagagaggggaaaagaatTAAATCGTTgtataatttttctggttttgaacctttttttttcccctatttttcaACCCGGCAGGCTCGGCGAAAGCTTTCTGTGCGAATTAgcgaagagaaaaaaaaaaaccaaacccaaaaaagctCAACCCGGCTGAAAATAAGAGCGTCGGTGAAGGCGGTTAGTGCGGAGGGAGAGGAGTCGGGGCGGGGGACGAAGCTCGacggccgcccgccgccctcgCGCCGGCATCCCGCGCGGCGTCTGGAAACGGCCCGGTGCCGGCGGACGTTTCGGCCGTTCCCGTCATGGAGCGCTCGGCCGGCGCGAGGGAGGCGGACGCCGGTGGAGCTGCGGGAGGAGAGCGTGGGGTCAGAGGCGTCCCGACGCCGGCATCGCGCCGTCGGCATCGCCGACGATGCCGTACCTTCGTTAGGGGTGCCGGGGCGCACCCCGGTGCCTACGGCAGGCGGGCTTTGATGGCGGCCACGATCTTCTGGAGCTTGGCATCGCTGTCCACAAACCCGTCACCGTTCTGGCGGAGGGAGAACGACCGCGTCCGAGGGTGCTCGCGCGCCCCGGCGCcacgccggggaggggggggacacgccggggaggggggggacacgccGGGGAGTGGGGGGGACACGCCGTGGAGGGGGTCACCCACCTTCTTGGAGTGGACCAAGCGTCCGCCCACCGTCACTTCAAACCATCCCGTCACCTCCTGCGTCCCCTGGCCGCTctgtggggacacggggtgtgtgggggggtcacCTCGGTcaccggctgccccccgccctgtgccccctccccaccactcacCACCTCCAGCGCGCCCGGGAAGCGCCTCTCCAGCTCCCGCTTGAGCTGTTGGTACTGAAAGCAAGGAGGGGGGGTCACCCCTGTGCCCGTTTGGGGGG
This is a stretch of genomic DNA from Calonectris borealis chromosome 32, bCalBor7.hap1.2, whole genome shotgun sequence. It encodes these proteins:
- the SELENOW gene encoding selenoprotein W, coding for MAEPLRVSVLYCGAUGYSPKYQQLKRELERRFPGALEVSGQGTQEVTGWFEVTVGGRLVHSKKNGDGFVDSDAKLQKIVAAIKARLP